A single window of Malus sylvestris chromosome 5, drMalSylv7.2, whole genome shotgun sequence DNA harbors:
- the LOC126621233 gene encoding UDP-galactose/UDP-glucose transporter 5B-like, which translates to MVETTLLSGAPQPSKLWKWVFAVAGIMTMLVTYGVLQEKIMRVPYDDDKVFFKYSLFLVFCNRITTSAVFTRVLWARKKALDSVAPV; encoded by the exons ATGGTCGAAACGACGCTGTTGTCGGGCGCTCCGCAGCCGAGCAAGCTGTGGAAATGGGTTTTTGCAGTGGCCGGAATCATGACCATGCTCGTCACCTACGGCGTTCTCCAG GAGAAGATCATGAGAGTGCCGTACGACGACGACAAGGTGTTTTTCAAGTACTCGCTTTTCCTCGTCTTCTGCAACCGCATCACGACGTCGGCGGTCTTTACCAGAGTTTTGTGGGCCAGAAAGAAGGCTCTGGATTCTGTTGCTCCAGTTTAG
- the LOC126620932 gene encoding probable methyltransferase PMT24 isoform X2 → MAVGKYSRVDGRKSWNCCSTTSLVVFVAFCLIGVWMLMSTVAPIQNQGSSSEETVDEVKRQTIIDKNSKQFEDSLGELSETVTKEDENGSDLQSESHSDIKNDQNVEDGSVNTTEEKQEELVSKEGSEEKTEPESDNGGEGNQQEKLVEERSDEKPETKEETKMEEINDQEAGSGDGESNSKAGKTEVEESSGTKTSGEETSDEVKQEEEATGQNEKEEVEKDQEEGDTSSKTESQETTAETEQGSTEVIESQNEKETQQSLSDEHKSGHDERKWKVCDVTAGPDYIPCLDNWGSIKKLPNTGHYEHRERHCPDEASTCLVPLPEGYKRPIQWPTSREKIWYHNVPHTKLAAVKGHQNWVKVTGEYLTFPGGGTQFKNGALHYIDFIQKSLPDIAWGKRSRVILDVGCGVASFGGFLFERDVLAMSFAPKDEHEAQVQFALERGIPAISAVMGTKRLPYPSSVFDLIHCARCRVPWHIEGGKLLLELNRVLRPGGYFVWSATPVYQKLPDDVAIWKAMSKLTKSMCWDLVVIKNDTLNGVAAAIYRKPSTNECYNERPHNDPPLCSESDDPNAGWNVTLEACMLKVPEGVLDRGSQWPLQWPSRLQKPPYWLKSQLDVNGKSAPEDFVSDYKHWKKVVSETYLNGMGINWSTVRNVMDMRAVYGGFAAALKDLKVWVMNVVPVDSRDTLPIIYERGLIGIYHDWCESFSTYPRSYDLLHADHLFSVLKKRCSLVAAIAEVDRILRPEGKLIVWDNAETLNEIESLAKSLQWNIRFTYSKDNEGLLCIQKTFWRPAEKEKILSAIA, encoded by the exons ATGGCTGTGGGGAAGTATTCCCGAGTTGATGGAAGGAAGTCGTGGAATTGCTGTTCAACGACTAGTCTGGTTGTTTTTGTTGCGTTTTGTTTAATCGGGGTCTGGATGTTGATGTCAACAGTTGCTCCGATTCAGAATCAAGGGTCATCGTCTGAGGAGACTGTGGATGAGGTAAAACGGCAAACGATAATTGATAAAAATTCGAAGCAATTCGAAGACAGTTTGGGGGAACTCTCAGAAACTGTAACAAAAGAGGATGAAAATGGGAGTGATTTGCAGAGTGAAAGTCATTCGGATATTaagaatgaccaaaatgttgAGGATGGGTCTGTGAATACAACGGAAGAAAAACaggaagaattggtttcaaaGGAGGGATCTGAGGAGAAGACTGAGCCAGAAAGTGACAATGGTGGTGAGGGAAATCAGCAAGAGAAGCTTGTGGAAGAGAGATCTGATGAGAAACCTGAGACCAAAGAGGAAACAAAGATGGAGGAAATAAATGATCAAGAAGCTGGTTCAGGAGATGGGGAGTCCAATTCCAAAGCTGGAAAAACAGAGGTGGAGGAGAGTTCAGGTACAAAGACATCTGGAGAGGAAACTTCTGATGAAGTAAAGCAGGAAGAGGAAGCTACTGGTCagaatgagaaggaagaggTTGAGAAAGATCAGGAAGAAGGTGATACCAGTAGTAAAACAGAAAGCCAGGAAACTACAGCTGAAACTGAGCAAGGGTCGACTGAAGTCATAGAGTCGCAGAATGAAAAAGAAACACAACAATCTTTGTCAGATGAACATAAGAGTGGGCATGATGAACGGAAGTGGAAAGTCTGTGATGTCACGGCTGGGCCAGACTACATCCCTTGTCTTGACAATTGGGGATCTATCAAGAAGCTTCCAAACACAGGCCACTATGAACATCGAGAGAGACACTGCCCTGATGAAGCCTCTACCTGTCTTGTTCCCCTACCAGAAGGATATAAACGGCCCATTCAGTGGCCCACAAGCAGGGAAAAG ATATGGTACCACAATGTCCCTCACACAAAGCTTGCAGCAGTTAAAGGGCACcaaaattgggttaaagttactGGTGAATACCTCACATTTCCTGGTGGCGGAACTCAGTTTAAGAATGGCGCTCTTCATTACattgattttattcaaaaa TCTCTTCCTGATATTGCATGGGGTAAAAGAAGCCGTGTGATATTGGATGTTGGGTGTGGTGTAGCTAGCTTTGGAGGATTTCTATTTGAAAGAGATGTTCTTGCTATGTCATTTGCTCCCAAGGATGAGCACGAAGCCCAAGTACAATTTGCACTAGAACGGGGAATCCCTGCCATATCAGCTGTTATGGGTACCAAAAGACTACCCTATCCAAGTTCTGTGTTTGATCTTATTCACTGTGCACGGTGTAGAGTACCTTGGCATATTGAAG GTGGTAAACTGCTCCTGGAGCTTAATCGTGTCTTGCGACCTGGTGGTTACTTTGTCTGGTCTGCTACTCCGGTTTACCAAAAGCTTCCTGACGATGTTGCCATTTGGAAAG CTATGTCGAAATTAACAAAGTCAATGTGCTGGGATCTAGTAGTGATTAAAAACGACACACTCAATGGAGTGGCTGCTGCGATATATAGAAAACCCTCTACCAATGAGTGCTACAATGAACGACCACACAATGACCCTCCTCTCTGCAGTGAATCTGATGATCCAAATGCTGGCTG GAATGTAACATTGGAGGCATGCATGCTCAAAGTCCCGGAGGGTGTATTAGACCGTGGATCTCAGTGGCCTCTGCAATGGCCATCAAGGTTGCAGAAACCACCATACTGGTTAAAGTCTCAGCTTGATGTTAATGGGAAATCCGCCCCAGAAGATTTCGTTTCTGACTACAAGCATTGGAAAAAAGTTGTTTCTGAGACCTATTTGAATGGGATGGGAATCAACTGGTCCACTGTAAGGAATGTCATGGACATGAGAGCTGTATATGGGGG GTTTGCTGCAGCACTAAAAGACTTGAAAGTATGGGTTATGAATGTAGTCCCAGTTGACTCTCGTGACACACTTCCAATAATCTATGAGCGGGGTTTAATTGGGATATATCATGATTGGTGTGAATCGTTCAGTACCTACCCCAGATCTTATGATCTTTTACACGCAGATCATCTATTCTCCGTCCTTAAGAAAAG ATGCAGCTTAGTGGCAGCGATTGCAGAAGTTGATAGGATACTGAGGCCAGAAGGGAAACTAATTGTATGGGACAATGCTGAAACCTTAAATGAGATTGAGAGTCTGGCTAAATCTCTGCAATGGAACATCCGATTTACTTACTCGAAAGACAATGAGGGTTTGCTGTGCATTCAGAAGACGTTTTGGCGTCCTGCAGAGAAGGAGAAAATTTTGTCAGCCATTGCTTAA
- the LOC126620932 gene encoding probable methyltransferase PMT24 isoform X1 gives MFVAFEYSQYVVCITSLSHQPNSDLITWDIDLHIVKMAVGKYSRVDGRKSWNCCSTTSLVVFVAFCLIGVWMLMSTVAPIQNQGSSSEETVDEVKRQTIIDKNSKQFEDSLGELSETVTKEDENGSDLQSESHSDIKNDQNVEDGSVNTTEEKQEELVSKEGSEEKTEPESDNGGEGNQQEKLVEERSDEKPETKEETKMEEINDQEAGSGDGESNSKAGKTEVEESSGTKTSGEETSDEVKQEEEATGQNEKEEVEKDQEEGDTSSKTESQETTAETEQGSTEVIESQNEKETQQSLSDEHKSGHDERKWKVCDVTAGPDYIPCLDNWGSIKKLPNTGHYEHRERHCPDEASTCLVPLPEGYKRPIQWPTSREKIWYHNVPHTKLAAVKGHQNWVKVTGEYLTFPGGGTQFKNGALHYIDFIQKSLPDIAWGKRSRVILDVGCGVASFGGFLFERDVLAMSFAPKDEHEAQVQFALERGIPAISAVMGTKRLPYPSSVFDLIHCARCRVPWHIEGGKLLLELNRVLRPGGYFVWSATPVYQKLPDDVAIWKAMSKLTKSMCWDLVVIKNDTLNGVAAAIYRKPSTNECYNERPHNDPPLCSESDDPNAGWNVTLEACMLKVPEGVLDRGSQWPLQWPSRLQKPPYWLKSQLDVNGKSAPEDFVSDYKHWKKVVSETYLNGMGINWSTVRNVMDMRAVYGGFAAALKDLKVWVMNVVPVDSRDTLPIIYERGLIGIYHDWCESFSTYPRSYDLLHADHLFSVLKKRCSLVAAIAEVDRILRPEGKLIVWDNAETLNEIESLAKSLQWNIRFTYSKDNEGLLCIQKTFWRPAEKEKILSAIA, from the exons ATGTTTGTAGCTTTTGAATATTCCCAGTATGTAGTTTGTATCACTTCGCtttctcaccaaccaaaca GTGATTTAATAACTTGGGATATCGATCTTCACATCGTAAAGATGGCTGTGGGGAAGTATTCCCGAGTTGATGGAAGGAAGTCGTGGAATTGCTGTTCAACGACTAGTCTGGTTGTTTTTGTTGCGTTTTGTTTAATCGGGGTCTGGATGTTGATGTCAACAGTTGCTCCGATTCAGAATCAAGGGTCATCGTCTGAGGAGACTGTGGATGAGGTAAAACGGCAAACGATAATTGATAAAAATTCGAAGCAATTCGAAGACAGTTTGGGGGAACTCTCAGAAACTGTAACAAAAGAGGATGAAAATGGGAGTGATTTGCAGAGTGAAAGTCATTCGGATATTaagaatgaccaaaatgttgAGGATGGGTCTGTGAATACAACGGAAGAAAAACaggaagaattggtttcaaaGGAGGGATCTGAGGAGAAGACTGAGCCAGAAAGTGACAATGGTGGTGAGGGAAATCAGCAAGAGAAGCTTGTGGAAGAGAGATCTGATGAGAAACCTGAGACCAAAGAGGAAACAAAGATGGAGGAAATAAATGATCAAGAAGCTGGTTCAGGAGATGGGGAGTCCAATTCCAAAGCTGGAAAAACAGAGGTGGAGGAGAGTTCAGGTACAAAGACATCTGGAGAGGAAACTTCTGATGAAGTAAAGCAGGAAGAGGAAGCTACTGGTCagaatgagaaggaagaggTTGAGAAAGATCAGGAAGAAGGTGATACCAGTAGTAAAACAGAAAGCCAGGAAACTACAGCTGAAACTGAGCAAGGGTCGACTGAAGTCATAGAGTCGCAGAATGAAAAAGAAACACAACAATCTTTGTCAGATGAACATAAGAGTGGGCATGATGAACGGAAGTGGAAAGTCTGTGATGTCACGGCTGGGCCAGACTACATCCCTTGTCTTGACAATTGGGGATCTATCAAGAAGCTTCCAAACACAGGCCACTATGAACATCGAGAGAGACACTGCCCTGATGAAGCCTCTACCTGTCTTGTTCCCCTACCAGAAGGATATAAACGGCCCATTCAGTGGCCCACAAGCAGGGAAAAG ATATGGTACCACAATGTCCCTCACACAAAGCTTGCAGCAGTTAAAGGGCACcaaaattgggttaaagttactGGTGAATACCTCACATTTCCTGGTGGCGGAACTCAGTTTAAGAATGGCGCTCTTCATTACattgattttattcaaaaa TCTCTTCCTGATATTGCATGGGGTAAAAGAAGCCGTGTGATATTGGATGTTGGGTGTGGTGTAGCTAGCTTTGGAGGATTTCTATTTGAAAGAGATGTTCTTGCTATGTCATTTGCTCCCAAGGATGAGCACGAAGCCCAAGTACAATTTGCACTAGAACGGGGAATCCCTGCCATATCAGCTGTTATGGGTACCAAAAGACTACCCTATCCAAGTTCTGTGTTTGATCTTATTCACTGTGCACGGTGTAGAGTACCTTGGCATATTGAAG GTGGTAAACTGCTCCTGGAGCTTAATCGTGTCTTGCGACCTGGTGGTTACTTTGTCTGGTCTGCTACTCCGGTTTACCAAAAGCTTCCTGACGATGTTGCCATTTGGAAAG CTATGTCGAAATTAACAAAGTCAATGTGCTGGGATCTAGTAGTGATTAAAAACGACACACTCAATGGAGTGGCTGCTGCGATATATAGAAAACCCTCTACCAATGAGTGCTACAATGAACGACCACACAATGACCCTCCTCTCTGCAGTGAATCTGATGATCCAAATGCTGGCTG GAATGTAACATTGGAGGCATGCATGCTCAAAGTCCCGGAGGGTGTATTAGACCGTGGATCTCAGTGGCCTCTGCAATGGCCATCAAGGTTGCAGAAACCACCATACTGGTTAAAGTCTCAGCTTGATGTTAATGGGAAATCCGCCCCAGAAGATTTCGTTTCTGACTACAAGCATTGGAAAAAAGTTGTTTCTGAGACCTATTTGAATGGGATGGGAATCAACTGGTCCACTGTAAGGAATGTCATGGACATGAGAGCTGTATATGGGGG GTTTGCTGCAGCACTAAAAGACTTGAAAGTATGGGTTATGAATGTAGTCCCAGTTGACTCTCGTGACACACTTCCAATAATCTATGAGCGGGGTTTAATTGGGATATATCATGATTGGTGTGAATCGTTCAGTACCTACCCCAGATCTTATGATCTTTTACACGCAGATCATCTATTCTCCGTCCTTAAGAAAAG ATGCAGCTTAGTGGCAGCGATTGCAGAAGTTGATAGGATACTGAGGCCAGAAGGGAAACTAATTGTATGGGACAATGCTGAAACCTTAAATGAGATTGAGAGTCTGGCTAAATCTCTGCAATGGAACATCCGATTTACTTACTCGAAAGACAATGAGGGTTTGCTGTGCATTCAGAAGACGTTTTGGCGTCCTGCAGAGAAGGAGAAAATTTTGTCAGCCATTGCTTAA
- the LOC126620935 gene encoding uncharacterized protein LOC126620935: protein MSGPSDRRFDLNLVEEAAPPSPDNIWRPSFVSPTGPLTVGDSVMKNDMTAAVVARNLLTPKDNRLLSKRSDELAVKDSLALSVQCAGSVSNMAQRLFARTRQVESLAAEVMSLKQEIRGLKHENKQLHRLAHDYATNMKRKLDQMKESDGQVLLDHQRFVGLFQRHLLPSSSGAVPRNEASNDQPLMPPPSRVLSSTEAPNDPPPVPSLSGALPTAETSPKQPL from the coding sequence atgtctggcccctccgaccgtcgttttgacttgaaccttgttgaagaggcagccccgccttctccagacaacatatggcgcccatccttcgtctcccctactggtcctcttaccgttggggattccgtgatgaaaaatgatatgaccgctgcggtagtggccaggaaccttctcactcccaaagataacagactactttccaaacggtctgatgagttggctgttaaggattctctggctctcagtgttcaatgtgcaggttctgtgtctaatatggcccaacgcctatttgctcgaacccgccaagttgaatcattggcggctgaagtgatgagtctcaaacaggagattagagggctcaagcatgagaataaacagttgcaccggctcgcacatgactatgctacaaacatgaagaggaagcttgaccagatgaaggaatctgatggtcaggttttacttgatcatcagagatttgtgggtttgttccaaaggcatttattgccttcgtcttctggggctgtaccgcgtaatgaagcttcaaatgatcaacctctgatgcctcctccttctagggttttgtccagtactgaggctccgaatgatccccctccagtgccttctctttctggggctctaccgactgctgagacttctcctaagcaacctttgtga